A DNA window from Pseudomonas wuhanensis contains the following coding sequences:
- a CDS encoding LysR family transcriptional regulator — protein sequence MMNLMHWRMVVAVADTGNISRAAERVGMTQSGASQALALIEETLGVQLFSRENRQTLPTAIGLPVIEQARTMLGALENIRSTVDATKDIQRGTIRLASFPLVLATFLPPLLRQFNRLYPGIQVVALEVSDDEVETLLSAGLVDVGVALNPAPARNAGRLGRDAWVAVLPGGHPLARRSNDEGVSLAELAEQPFVLATGGCSTNARSLAADVGLQLLDVRAEVREWSSAFTLVRENIGVTLVPEMTLPNNRQGLRVVPVTPRIDREFALVVAPDKEPTAAVRALLGMLADRNPCGSGLARDGSVTFNTFVD from the coding sequence ATGATGAACCTGATGCACTGGCGAATGGTGGTGGCGGTGGCCGATACCGGCAACATTAGCCGGGCCGCCGAGCGGGTCGGCATGACCCAGTCCGGTGCCAGCCAAGCGTTGGCCTTGATCGAAGAAACCCTGGGCGTTCAGCTGTTCAGCCGGGAAAACCGTCAGACCTTGCCGACCGCCATCGGCTTGCCTGTGATCGAACAGGCGCGAACCATGCTCGGTGCTCTCGAGAACATTCGCAGCACCGTTGATGCCACTAAAGATATCCAGCGAGGGACGATTCGCCTGGCCAGTTTCCCTTTGGTGCTGGCGACCTTTCTGCCGCCACTGCTGCGTCAGTTCAATCGGTTGTATCCCGGCATTCAAGTGGTGGCGCTGGAGGTCAGCGACGATGAAGTGGAAACGTTGCTCAGTGCAGGGCTAGTGGATGTCGGTGTGGCGTTGAACCCGGCGCCCGCGCGCAATGCCGGTCGTTTGGGGCGTGATGCCTGGGTGGCGGTGCTGCCCGGTGGCCACCCCTTGGCGCGCCGCTCGAATGACGAGGGCGTTTCATTGGCGGAACTGGCGGAGCAACCCTTTGTGCTGGCCACGGGCGGTTGTTCGACCAATGCCCGCAGCCTGGCCGCCGACGTCGGGCTGCAACTGCTGGATGTGCGGGCCGAGGTGCGAGAGTGGAGCAGTGCGTTCACTCTGGTGCGGGAAAATATCGGCGTGACCCTGGTGCCGGAAATGACCCTGCCGAATAATCGCCAGGGTTTGCGTGTAGTGCCTGTGACGCCGCGTATTGATCGCGAGTTTGCGTTAGTGGTTGCGCCTGACAAAGAACCAACGGCAGCGGTGCGGGCACTGTTGGGAATGCTCGCAGACCGCAATCCATGTGGGAGCGGGCTTGCCCGCGATGGCAGCGTCACATTCAACACATTCGTCGACTGA
- a CDS encoding glutathione S-transferase family protein, translated as MGHTLKILGRASSINVRKVLWTCDELGVSYEREDWGSGFASTQSPEFLQLNPNAQVPVLIDEAGVLWESNTICRYLAGKHQNTDLLPIEPAARARVEQWMDWQATELNPSWGYAFFALVRQSPDFQDSQRIADGVRGWNAKMGILEQQLAETGAYVAGPRFTLADILIGLSVNRWRMTPMERPDYPAVDAYCQRLAQRPGFMTHACNGVP; from the coding sequence ATGGGACATACGCTGAAGATTTTGGGTAGAGCGTCGTCAATCAACGTCAGAAAAGTCCTGTGGACCTGCGACGAACTGGGCGTTTCCTACGAACGTGAAGACTGGGGCAGCGGTTTCGCATCGACCCAGAGCCCGGAATTTCTCCAGCTCAACCCCAACGCACAGGTGCCAGTGCTCATCGATGAAGCCGGTGTGCTGTGGGAATCCAATACCATTTGCCGGTACCTGGCCGGCAAACACCAAAACACTGACCTGTTACCCATCGAACCGGCGGCACGCGCTCGCGTGGAGCAATGGATGGACTGGCAAGCCACCGAACTCAACCCGTCGTGGGGCTACGCCTTTTTTGCACTGGTCCGGCAATCGCCAGATTTCCAGGACTCACAGCGGATTGCTGATGGCGTTCGCGGCTGGAACGCGAAGATGGGCATCCTCGAACAGCAACTCGCGGAGACCGGCGCGTATGTTGCCGGACCACGCTTCACGCTGGCCGATATCCTCATCGGGCTGTCGGTCAACCGCTGGCGCATGACACCGATGGAGCGCCCGGATTACCCCGCCGTCGACGCGTATTGCCAACGACTGGCGCAGCGGCCGGGGTTCATGACACACGCCTGTAATGGCGTGCCTTGA
- a CDS encoding LacI family DNA-binding transcriptional regulator, translating to MNTPKNDKNTRTTGRPTLNEVARLAGVSPITASRALRGVSTVATELVEKVQKAALDLNYVVNPAARALASAQSHSVVVLVPSLSNLLFIDTLEAIHQVLRPKGFEVLIGNFHYSRDEEENLLRNYMAYQPRGLLLTGFDRTESSRRMIEASNIPCVYMMELDSAAGLNCVGFSQVAAGETAAEHLLSRGRKRLAYIGAQLDQRTLLRGEGFRRALQKAGLYDPALEVLTPRASSVGLGGELFLQLLTAHPDVDAIFFGNDDLAQGALLEALRCGIKIPEQVAILGFNDLPMSEHMVPRLSSINTPREAIGRRSAELMLTLLAGNSVTKPVQDMGFELKVREST from the coding sequence ATGAATACCCCTAAAAACGATAAAAATACTCGCACCACTGGCCGTCCTACCCTCAACGAAGTCGCGCGCCTGGCCGGTGTCAGCCCGATTACCGCCTCCCGCGCCCTGCGCGGCGTCAGCACGGTGGCCACCGAACTGGTGGAAAAAGTCCAGAAGGCCGCCCTCGACCTGAACTACGTGGTCAACCCCGCCGCCCGAGCATTAGCCTCGGCCCAGAGCCATTCCGTCGTGGTTTTGGTGCCCTCGCTGTCCAACCTGCTGTTCATCGACACGCTGGAAGCCATTCATCAGGTTTTGCGACCAAAGGGCTTCGAAGTGCTGATCGGCAACTTCCATTACTCGCGTGATGAAGAAGAAAACCTGCTGCGCAATTACATGGCCTATCAGCCTCGCGGCTTGCTGCTGACCGGTTTCGACCGCACCGAAAGCTCGCGGAGGATGATCGAGGCCAGCAACATTCCCTGCGTCTACATGATGGAACTGGACAGCGCGGCCGGGCTCAATTGCGTCGGTTTTTCGCAAGTCGCTGCCGGCGAAACCGCGGCCGAGCATTTGCTGTCCCGCGGTCGCAAACGCCTGGCCTACATCGGCGCGCAACTGGACCAACGCACATTGCTGCGGGGCGAAGGTTTCCGTCGCGCGCTGCAAAAGGCCGGCTTGTATGATCCGGCCCTGGAAGTGCTGACCCCGCGAGCCTCGTCGGTAGGGCTGGGCGGCGAATTGTTCCTGCAACTGCTCACCGCCCATCCGGACGTCGATGCGATCTTCTTCGGCAACGACGACCTGGCCCAGGGCGCCCTGCTCGAAGCCTTGCGCTGTGGCATCAAGATCCCCGAACAAGTGGCGATCCTCGGATTCAACGACCTGCCTATGTCAGAACACATGGTCCCGCGCCTGAGTAGCATCAATACGCCGCGAGAGGCCATTGGCCGTCGCTCGGCCGAACTGATGCTGACCTTGCTGGCCGGCAATTCAGTGACCAAACCGGTGCAGGATATGGGGTTTGAATTGAAGGTGCGCGAGAGCACCTGA
- a CDS encoding gluconokinase — protein MNHPITALVIMGVAGCGKTCVSQSLCQLSGATAIEGDTFHPAANIEKMSAGIPLNDEDRAGWLDSLCDELRRVDAKGERPVLTCSALKHSYRERLRSALPGLGFVFLELTPEVAADRVSHRPGHFMPSTLIDSQFATLESPVGEPLTLALDASSHSVDELAKQAHAWWLDHGLKLAS, from the coding sequence ATGAATCATCCCATCACCGCCCTGGTCATCATGGGCGTTGCCGGTTGCGGCAAGACGTGCGTCAGCCAGTCCCTGTGCCAGCTTAGCGGCGCGACCGCCATTGAAGGCGACACTTTTCACCCTGCCGCCAATATCGAAAAAATGAGCGCGGGTATCCCCCTGAACGACGAAGACCGTGCCGGCTGGCTCGACAGCCTGTGCGATGAACTGCGCCGCGTCGATGCCAAGGGCGAACGCCCGGTGCTGACTTGCTCGGCCCTCAAACACAGTTACCGCGAACGCTTGCGCAGTGCCTTGCCGGGCCTGGGCTTCGTTTTTCTTGAGCTGACCCCCGAAGTCGCCGCCGATCGTGTGTCTCACCGACCGGGCCACTTCATGCCGTCGACCTTGATCGACAGCCAGTTCGCCACCCTTGAATCGCCCGTCGGTGAGCCCCTGACCCTGGCTCTGGATGCGTCCAGCCACAGCGTCGATGAGTTGGCGAAGCAGGCTCATGCCTGGTGGCTCGATCATGGCTTGAAACTCGCCAGTTGA
- a CDS encoding GntP family permease: MFGMSHETFLLLDAVVTVIGLIVLITKFKLHPFLALIIAAAFLGLTSGMPIGTIIKAFQDGFGGVLGFVGIILALGTMLGKMMAESGGADQIAQTLIRAFGKDKVQWAMMFAAFLVGIPLFFEIGFVLLIPLVFIVARRTGVSIIKIGIPLLAGLSAVHGLVPPHPGPLLAIGVFGADIGKTILYGLIVALPTAIIAGPIFGTFIAKHIPGHPNQELVDQLVRDEDAGDLPSFGITLVTVLSPVFLMLLKTFADVALPDGNFFRTFMDLIGHPISALLLALLLSLYTFGYKQGIGSQQMLKWLDASLAPTAAIILIIGAGGGFKQMLVTSGVGNVIGNMAVEAQISPILLAWLVAAVIRIATGSATVATITGAGIVVPVVGMIPGVNRELLVLATGAGSLILSHVNDAGFWLVKQYFNMTVAETFKTWTAMETILSVVGLGFILLLSLFV, encoded by the coding sequence ATGTTTGGCATGTCCCACGAGACGTTTCTGCTGCTAGATGCAGTGGTCACGGTGATCGGGCTTATCGTCCTGATCACCAAGTTCAAGTTGCACCCATTCCTCGCGCTGATCATCGCCGCCGCTTTCCTCGGGCTGACGTCCGGCATGCCGATCGGCACCATCATCAAGGCGTTCCAGGACGGCTTCGGTGGCGTGCTTGGTTTCGTCGGCATCATCCTGGCGCTGGGCACCATGCTCGGCAAAATGATGGCCGAATCAGGCGGTGCGGATCAGATTGCGCAGACGTTGATCCGCGCCTTCGGCAAGGACAAGGTGCAGTGGGCAATGATGTTCGCCGCGTTCCTGGTCGGCATTCCGCTGTTCTTCGAAATCGGCTTCGTGCTGCTGATTCCGCTGGTGTTCATCGTGGCCCGTCGCACTGGCGTGTCGATCATCAAGATCGGTATCCCGCTGCTGGCTGGTCTGTCCGCGGTACACGGCCTGGTGCCGCCGCACCCGGGTCCGCTGCTGGCCATCGGTGTGTTCGGTGCCGACATTGGTAAAACCATTCTTTACGGCCTGATCGTTGCGCTGCCAACGGCCATCATCGCGGGTCCGATCTTCGGTACGTTCATTGCCAAGCACATTCCAGGTCATCCGAATCAGGAACTGGTGGATCAACTGGTGCGCGATGAAGATGCAGGCGATCTGCCTAGCTTCGGCATTACCTTGGTCACCGTGCTGTCGCCTGTGTTCCTGATGCTGCTCAAGACCTTTGCCGATGTGGCGCTGCCGGACGGCAACTTCTTCCGTACCTTCATGGACCTGATCGGTCACCCGATCTCGGCGCTCCTGCTGGCGTTGCTGCTGTCGCTGTACACCTTCGGCTACAAGCAGGGCATCGGTTCGCAACAGATGCTCAAATGGCTGGACGCGAGCCTTGCACCAACCGCCGCGATCATCTTGATCATCGGTGCCGGTGGCGGCTTCAAACAGATGCTGGTGACCAGCGGTGTGGGTAATGTCATCGGCAACATGGCGGTGGAAGCGCAGATATCGCCAATCCTTCTGGCGTGGCTGGTGGCGGCGGTGATTCGCATCGCGACCGGTTCGGCAACCGTGGCGACCATTACTGGCGCAGGCATCGTGGTGCCGGTGGTGGGGATGATTCCGGGTGTGAACCGTGAGCTGCTGGTGCTGGCCACCGGTGCCGGTTCGTTGATCCTGTCCCACGTCAACGACGCCGGTTTCTGGCTGGTGAAGCAGTACTTCAACATGACCGTGGCGGAAACCTTCAAGACCTGGACCGCGATGGAAACCATCCTGTCCGTGGTGGGCCTGGGCTTCATCCTGCTGTTGTCGTTGTTCGTTTAA
- the alaC gene encoding alanine transaminase yields MAEQGSPRRFARIDRLPPYVFNITAELKMAARRRGEDIIDLSMGNPDGATPPHIVEKLVTVAQREDTHGYSTSKGIPRLRRAISNWYKDRYAVDIDPETEAIVTIGSKEGLAHLMLATLDQGDTVLVPNPSYPIHIYGAVIAGAQVRSVPLIPGVDFFAELERAIRGSIPKPKMMILGFPSNPTAQCVELDFFERVIALAKQYDVLVVHDLAYADIVYDGWKAPSIMQVPGAKDIAVEFFTLSKSYNMAGWRIGFMVGNPELVNALARIKSYHDYGTFTPLQVAAIAALEGDQQCVKDIADQYRQRRNVLVKGLHELGWMVENPKASMYVWAKIPEAYAHLGSLEFAKKLLAEAKVCVSPGVGFGEYGDDHVRFALIENQDRIRQAVRGIRGMFRADGLVPKTNG; encoded by the coding sequence ATGGCCGAACAAGGTTCGCCGCGCCGCTTTGCGCGCATAGATCGACTCCCCCCTTACGTTTTCAACATCACTGCCGAGCTGAAGATGGCCGCCCGTCGTCGTGGCGAAGACATCATCGACTTGAGCATGGGCAACCCCGACGGCGCCACGCCGCCGCACATTGTCGAAAAACTCGTCACCGTTGCCCAGCGCGAAGACACCCACGGCTATTCCACGTCCAAAGGGATTCCGCGCCTGCGCCGGGCGATTTCCAACTGGTACAAGGATCGCTACGCGGTCGACATCGACCCGGAAACCGAAGCCATCGTCACCATCGGTTCCAAGGAAGGCCTGGCGCACTTGATGCTGGCCACCCTCGACCAGGGCGACACCGTGCTGGTGCCGAACCCGAGCTACCCGATTCACATCTACGGTGCCGTGATTGCCGGCGCCCAGGTGCGGTCGGTGCCGTTGATCCCTGGTGTGGACTTCTTCGCCGAGCTGGAACGGGCGATTCGCGGCTCGATCCCGAAACCGAAAATGATGATCCTCGGCTTCCCGTCCAACCCCACCGCCCAGTGCGTGGAGCTGGATTTTTTCGAGCGGGTGATCGCCCTCGCCAAGCAGTACGACGTTTTGGTGGTGCACGACCTGGCCTACGCCGACATCGTCTACGACGGCTGGAAAGCCCCGTCGATCATGCAAGTACCCGGCGCCAAGGACATCGCGGTGGAGTTTTTCACCCTGTCCAAGAGCTACAACATGGCGGGCTGGCGCATCGGTTTCATGGTCGGCAACCCGGAGCTGGTCAACGCCCTGGCGCGGATCAAGAGCTACCACGACTACGGCACGTTCACCCCGCTGCAGGTTGCGGCCATCGCGGCGCTGGAAGGCGATCAGCAGTGCGTCAAAGACATTGCCGATCAGTATCGGCAGCGTCGCAACGTGCTGGTCAAAGGCCTGCATGAACTGGGCTGGATGGTCGAAAACCCGAAAGCATCGATGTATGTCTGGGCCAAGATTCCCGAGGCTTACGCACACTTGGGCTCGCTGGAATTCGCCAAAAAACTGCTGGCCGAGGCCAAGGTCTGTGTCTCGCCGGGTGTGGGATTTGGCGAGTATGGGGATGATCATGTGCGCTTCGCGCTGATCGAAAACCAGGACCGGATCCGTCAGGCCGTGCGCGGGATTCGCGGGATGTTCCGGGCGGATGGGTTGGTACCGAAAACTAACGGCTAA
- a CDS encoding LysE family translocator — translation MEFTSGFLLSLSLCLDIGVANIAMITLAMQRGYFQGFALGLGTCVGDLIYAVLALAGMTVLLQYETVRWVLWIGGSALLVYFAAKMIYSAIHHEALLAQTAEVGHNSHRKEFFRGIFLAMSSPSAILWFAAVGGTLIARSGGGGTLSSALFLGGFLCAGILWCVGLCFAASHGGKLLGDKLLRYSYMASAAIFCYFAVYVILSGYNEFIGPGAIEQLHAL, via the coding sequence ATGGAATTTACCAGTGGCTTCTTGTTGAGCCTTTCGCTGTGCCTGGACATCGGCGTGGCCAATATCGCGATGATCACGCTGGCGATGCAGCGCGGCTATTTTCAAGGCTTTGCCCTGGGGCTGGGGACGTGTGTCGGCGACCTGATTTACGCGGTGCTGGCATTGGCCGGCATGACCGTATTGCTGCAGTACGAGACCGTGCGCTGGGTGTTGTGGATCGGCGGATCGGCGTTGCTGGTGTATTTCGCGGCGAAGATGATTTATTCGGCGATTCACCATGAAGCGCTGTTGGCGCAGACTGCTGAAGTCGGTCACAACTCCCACCGGAAAGAGTTTTTTCGCGGGATTTTCCTCGCCATGTCATCGCCCAGTGCCATTCTCTGGTTCGCCGCAGTGGGCGGCACACTGATCGCCCGTTCCGGCGGCGGTGGCACGCTCAGCTCGGCGCTGTTTCTCGGCGGCTTCTTGTGCGCCGGGATACTTTGGTGCGTCGGTCTGTGCTTCGCGGCGAGCCACGGCGGCAAATTGCTCGGTGACAAACTGCTGCGTTATTCCTACATGGCATCGGCAGCGATCTTCTGTTATTTCGCGGTCTACGTGATCCTATCGGGTTATAACGAGTTCATCGGCCCAGGCGCCATAGAACAGTTGCATGCACTGTAA
- a CDS encoding GyrI-like domain-containing protein — MDEQTGVETAEPRFENGHFMLIAGFGGRFTADTTKAIPDLWEKFIPEIGKIPGQKSEVTYGICCNPDGKGGFEYIAGVEISKLDDLPEKYRWIEVQPQKYAVFEHKGSLDALPQTFQYIWKIWLPKSGYEAADAPEFERYSDDFNPKLNTGVLEIWLPLKV; from the coding sequence ATGGATGAGCAAACAGGCGTCGAAACGGCCGAGCCACGCTTTGAAAACGGGCACTTCATGCTCATAGCGGGGTTTGGCGGCCGATTTACGGCGGATACGACCAAAGCGATCCCCGACCTATGGGAGAAATTCATTCCCGAGATTGGCAAAATTCCCGGTCAGAAAAGCGAAGTAACCTACGGCATCTGCTGCAATCCGGATGGCAAGGGTGGTTTCGAATACATAGCCGGTGTCGAAATCAGCAAGCTCGACGACCTGCCCGAGAAGTACCGCTGGATCGAAGTTCAGCCTCAGAAGTATGCAGTCTTCGAACACAAGGGCTCGCTGGATGCCTTGCCCCAAACCTTTCAATACATCTGGAAAATCTGGCTGCCGAAGTCCGGTTATGAAGCGGCGGACGCTCCGGAGTTCGAACGCTACAGCGACGATTTCAACCCGAAGCTCAACACCGGCGTGCTGGAAATCTGGCTGCCGCTCAAAGTGTAA
- a CDS encoding GNAT family N-acetyltransferase, translating to MNTVIRHVIPADLDRCYAIETIAYEGDEAATREKIATRIATWPEGFIVAEVDGVVAGFINSGAAFEVEMSDEAFKELIGHDPAGPHVVIMSVVVHPDYQGQGLAKRLMGEFIQRMHALNKASIHLMCKERHIPLYAGFGFVYIKPSASDHGGMAWHEMVLEF from the coding sequence ATGAACACCGTCATCCGCCACGTCATCCCCGCTGACCTGGACCGCTGCTACGCCATCGAAACCATTGCCTACGAAGGCGATGAAGCCGCCACCCGCGAAAAAATCGCCACCCGCATCGCCACCTGGCCCGAGGGCTTCATCGTGGCTGAAGTGGATGGCGTTGTAGCCGGTTTCATCAATTCCGGTGCGGCGTTTGAGGTGGAGATGTCGGACGAGGCATTCAAGGAACTGATCGGCCACGACCCGGCCGGCCCGCACGTAGTGATCATGTCGGTGGTGGTGCATCCGGACTATCAAGGGCAGGGCCTGGCGAAACGTTTGATGGGTGAGTTCATCCAGCGCATGCATGCACTGAACAAGGCCAGCATCCATCTGATGTGCAAAGAGCGGCACATTCCACTCTATGCCGGGTTTGGTTTTGTCTACATCAAGCCTTCGGCGTCGGACCATGGCGGGATGGCGTGGCATGAGATGGTGTTGGAGTTCTGA
- a CDS encoding ABC transporter ATP-binding protein, with the protein MLYRRFEKLIDIFRDAPTAAPPDRVLPFYTYYLKQVWPSFAALLIVGLFGALIEVALFSYLSRIIDLAQGTPNVNFFKEHGIELAWMAVVALVLRPIFVGLHDLLVHQTLSPSLTSLIRWQNHSYVLKQSLNFFQNDFAGRIAQRIMQTGNSLRDSAVQAVDALWHVLIYAISSLVLFAEADWRLMIPLLTWIAAFIGALYYFVPRVKERSVVSSDARSKLMGRIVDGYTNITTLKLFAHTNFEQQYAREAIKEQTEKAQLAGRVVTSMDVAITSMNGLLIVSTTGLALWLWTQSLITVGAIALATGLVIRIVNMSGWIMWVVTGIFENIGMVQDGLQTISQPVSITDREQAKPLNVARGEVRFDHVDFHYGKKSGIIGDLNLTIKPGEKIGLIGPSGAGKSTLVNLLLRLYDVQGGRILIDGQNIAEVGQESLRERIGMITQDTSLLHRSIRDNLLYGKPDATDAELWEAVHKARADEFIPLLSDSEGRTGFDAHVGERGVKLSGGQRQRIAIARVLLKDAPILIMDEATSALDSEVEAAIQESLETLMQGKTVIAIAHRLSTIARMDRLVVLENGKIAETGSHAELLAHGGLYARLWQHQTGGFVGID; encoded by the coding sequence ATGCTTTATCGCCGTTTTGAAAAACTGATCGACATTTTCCGCGATGCACCGACGGCGGCTCCACCGGATCGGGTTCTCCCCTTCTATACCTATTACCTGAAGCAGGTCTGGCCGAGTTTCGCCGCCCTGCTGATCGTCGGCCTGTTCGGCGCGCTGATCGAAGTGGCGCTGTTCAGCTACCTGAGCCGCATCATCGACCTCGCCCAAGGCACACCCAACGTCAATTTTTTCAAGGAACACGGCATCGAACTGGCCTGGATGGCGGTGGTTGCGCTGGTCCTGCGCCCCATATTTGTTGGCCTGCATGACTTGCTGGTGCACCAGACCTTGAGCCCCAGCCTGACCAGCCTGATCCGCTGGCAAAACCACAGTTATGTGCTCAAACAGAGCCTCAATTTCTTCCAGAACGACTTTGCCGGGCGCATCGCCCAACGCATCATGCAAACCGGCAACTCGTTGCGCGATTCGGCTGTGCAAGCGGTGGACGCGCTATGGCACGTGCTGATCTATGCGATCAGTTCATTGGTGCTGTTCGCCGAAGCCGACTGGCGCCTGATGATCCCGTTGCTGACCTGGATCGCCGCCTTCATCGGCGCCCTCTACTACTTCGTGCCACGGGTCAAGGAACGCTCGGTGGTGTCGTCCGATGCGCGCTCCAAACTCATGGGGCGGATCGTCGACGGCTACACCAACATCACCACCCTGAAGCTGTTCGCCCACACCAACTTCGAGCAGCAATACGCCCGCGAAGCGATCAAGGAACAAACCGAAAAAGCCCAACTGGCCGGTCGTGTGGTCACCAGCATGGACGTGGCCATCACTAGCATGAACGGCCTGCTGATCGTGAGCACCACCGGCCTCGCGCTGTGGCTATGGACGCAATCGCTGATCACGGTGGGTGCAATTGCCTTGGCCACGGGCCTGGTGATCCGCATCGTCAATATGTCTGGCTGGATCATGTGGGTGGTCACTGGCATTTTCGAAAACATCGGCATGGTCCAGGACGGTTTGCAGACCATTTCCCAGCCGGTCAGCATCACCGACCGCGAACAGGCCAAACCTTTGAATGTGGCGCGTGGCGAGGTGCGTTTCGATCACGTCGATTTTCACTACGGCAAGAAAAGCGGGATCATCGGCGACCTCAACCTGACCATCAAACCCGGCGAGAAAATCGGCCTGATCGGCCCGTCCGGTGCCGGTAAATCGACGTTGGTCAATCTGCTGCTGCGCCTCTATGACGTGCAGGGCGGGCGGATTCTCATCGACGGCCAGAACATCGCCGAAGTCGGCCAGGAAAGCCTGCGCGAACGCATCGGCATGATCACCCAGGACACCTCGCTGCTGCACCGCTCGATCCGCGATAACTTGCTGTACGGCAAACCCGACGCCACCGACGCCGAACTCTGGGAGGCGGTGCATAAGGCCCGGGCCGACGAATTCATCCCGTTGCTGTCGGACTCTGAGGGCCGCACCGGTTTCGATGCTCATGTTGGTGAGCGCGGAGTGAAGCTCTCTGGTGGCCAGCGTCAGCGAATTGCCATCGCCCGGGTGCTGCTCAAGGACGCGCCGATCCTGATCATGGACGAAGCCACCTCGGCACTGGACTCGGAAGTCGAAGCGGCGATCCAGGAAAGCCTCGAAACCCTGATGCAGGGCAAGACCGTGATCGCCATCGCCCACCGCCTCTCGACCATCGCGCGGATGGACCGCCTGGTGGTGCTGGAAAACGGCAAGATCGCCGAAACCGGCAGCCACGCCGAACTGCTGGCCCATGGCGGCTTGTATGCGCGGTTGTGGCAGCACCAGACCGGGGGGTTTGTCGGGATCGATTGA
- a CDS encoding peptidylprolyl isomerase A: MLKKIALVAGSVLFAANLMAATPAKAPHVLLETTNGQIEIELDPVKAPISTKNFLEYVDSGFYNNTIFHRVIPGFMVQGGGFTQQMQQKETKAPIKNESKNGLHNVRGTLSMARTSVPDSATSQFFINVKDNDFLDQGDGYAVFGKVVKGMDVVDVIVNSQTTTKSGMKDVPADPVFIKSAKRID, from the coding sequence ATGCTGAAAAAAATCGCCCTCGTCGCCGGCTCCGTTCTGTTTGCCGCCAACCTGATGGCCGCCACGCCCGCCAAGGCACCGCACGTGCTGCTGGAAACCACCAACGGCCAGATCGAAATCGAACTGGACCCGGTCAAGGCGCCGATCAGTACCAAGAACTTCCTTGAGTACGTCGACAGCGGCTTCTACAACAACACGATTTTTCACCGTGTGATTCCTGGCTTTATGGTCCAGGGCGGCGGTTTCACTCAACAAATGCAGCAAAAAGAAACCAAGGCGCCGATCAAGAACGAATCCAAAAACGGCCTGCATAACGTGCGTGGCACGCTGTCCATGGCCCGTACTTCCGTCCCGGATTCGGCCACCAGCCAATTCTTCATCAACGTCAAAGACAACGACTTCCTGGACCAGGGCGATGGCTATGCCGTGTTCGGTAAAGTCGTTAAAGGCATGGACGTCGTCGATGTCATCGTCAACTCCCAGACCACCACCAAAAGCGGCATGAAAGACGTGCCGGCCGACCCGGTCTTCATCAAGTCGGCCAAGCGCATCGACTGA
- a CDS encoding alpha/beta fold hydrolase, with protein MAYFEHEGCNLHYEEYGHGTPLLLVHGLGSSTLDWEMQIPALSAHHRVIVPDVRGHGRSDKPRERYSIAGFSADLIALIEHLNLGAVHLVGLSMGGMIAFQLAVDQPQLLKSLCIVNSAPEVKRRSRNDYWQWFKRWSLMRALSMGTIGKALGAKLFPKPEQASLRQKIAARWAKNDKRAYLASFDAIVGWGVQERLSKVSCPTLIVSADRDYTPVALKETYVKLLPDARLVVIADSRHATPLDQPERFNQTLLEFLTAVDTTTQDH; from the coding sequence ATGGCCTATTTCGAACATGAAGGTTGCAACCTGCACTATGAGGAATATGGCCATGGCACGCCGTTACTGCTGGTTCACGGGTTGGGCTCCAGCACCCTGGACTGGGAAATGCAGATCCCGGCGCTTTCGGCCCACCATCGGGTGATCGTGCCGGATGTGCGCGGCCACGGGCGCTCCGACAAACCCCGCGAGCGTTACAGCATCGCCGGGTTCAGCGCCGACCTGATCGCGCTGATCGAACATCTGAACCTGGGCGCTGTACATCTTGTGGGACTGTCGATGGGCGGCATGATCGCCTTTCAACTGGCGGTGGATCAGCCGCAACTGCTCAAGAGCCTGTGCATCGTCAACAGCGCGCCCGAGGTCAAACGGCGCAGCCGTAACGATTACTGGCAGTGGTTCAAGCGTTGGAGCCTGATGCGCGCGCTGAGCATGGGCACCATCGGCAAGGCCCTGGGTGCGAAGCTGTTTCCCAAGCCCGAACAAGCTTCGTTACGACAAAAAATAGCGGCGCGCTGGGCAAAAAATGACAAACGTGCTTATCTCGCCAGCTTCGATGCCATCGTTGGCTGGGGGGTTCAGGAACGACTTTCCAAGGTCTCCTGTCCAACCCTCATCGTCAGCGCCGACCGTGACTACACCCCGGTCGCGCTGAAAGAAACCTATGTAAAACTGCTGCCCGATGCGCGGTTGGTGGTGATCGCCGACTCGCGCCACGCCACCCCGCTGGATCAACCCGAACGCTTCAACCAAACGCTGCTCGAGTTTCTCACCGCAGTCGACACCACCACTCAGGATCACTGA